One Arthrobacter sp. StoSoilB19 DNA window includes the following coding sequences:
- a CDS encoding FBP domain-containing protein has product MQSVTPQQIRSSFVNASRSEAAKLTLPRNFDALDWDSLEFLGWRDEKMPLRGYLVVPGPKGLTGILLRAPEGGARKNRSVLCELCRDVFSKEDVLLWVARRAGQSGRDGNTVGTLICADFLCCGNVRKEPPANEINPDPAAVVVRQIQGLQDRTAQFLARVQNK; this is encoded by the coding sequence ATGCAATCAGTCACGCCCCAACAAATCCGTTCATCCTTCGTCAACGCCAGCCGCTCAGAAGCAGCCAAGCTGACACTGCCCAGGAACTTCGACGCCCTGGACTGGGACAGCCTGGAGTTCCTGGGCTGGCGCGATGAAAAGATGCCGCTGCGCGGGTACTTGGTGGTTCCCGGCCCCAAGGGCCTCACGGGCATCCTGCTCCGGGCGCCCGAAGGAGGAGCCAGGAAGAACCGCTCGGTATTGTGCGAACTGTGCCGGGATGTGTTCTCGAAGGAGGACGTGCTCCTTTGGGTCGCAAGGCGCGCAGGCCAGTCAGGACGCGACGGCAACACCGTGGGGACCCTGATCTGCGCCGACTTCCTGTGTTGTGGCAACGTCCGCAAGGAACCGCCGGCCAACGAGATCAACCCCGATCCGGCGGCCGTCGTGGTACGCCAGATCCAGGGCCTGCAGGACCGCACCGCGCAGTTCCTGGCCCGCGTGCAGAATAAGTAG
- a CDS encoding ATP-binding protein, whose translation MTIASMLPLGDVTNPGQMRLALVQVVNWGTFHGAHTMHVDRNGTLLTGNSGVGKSTLFDAMLRVFDARPRSNEAAAQRSGGAVEDKRTTFTYMRGKVGDKAVGEGSASAFQRPGATWSAVALTFDNAAGTRVTVSALFDLPKNGTESSVGRFYLIDNVPLDLEAVEGIADKRFTKGALEAIFPHAQVFDVHKAFAERFRRLLGINSDQALPLLRVIQAGKGLGGSVNTFFRDQVLDAPATLAAADDVVEEFSNLMSIRQRLEDVRQQRDQLAPVPGLNREYAQSLLDANRLRELVGGEFEAYRQQLAVTVHQKTLVRFRELAQAKAKELGAERAVRDNLAKELRQLETEYNNQGGNAISAIEQSLENARVGLKLRRQVEEAAQQALADAGLQLEWSAAGWEQAYEQAAARSAELKDDSQALQELRFEAFDAHASRKRELAAAEQELVSLKTRKSLLPPSSIENRAAIAAATGIAEDRMPFAGELMDLADGEERWRPAAERALRSLATTLLVPGEHFGAVTRYLNDHNVRGALRAVDVSKPLAGGALAVEDVRDGDLLTKLDILESGAAAEAGGWVRERIALDFAYPCVEDPDELAALDKGLSLGGVVKRNRHTVEKDDRFTSRQDYVLGFDNAAKLELVAGQVEDLRQEVAKAAELAQSREDSHQGMSRQLDALRRIAEDDRPWEQVSAAVAADELTRIEQRLKDALAAQADLEPLRATIEEVRQKHQTSTESAAVLQSEYKALDRQLTAADSLLEAARDRLAQAPPSDATVTALEPYFAEFGDVTEMHELDNLANRVRTTLLGELHTAESRGQGTAERLTRIFEGFVREWGSAISADHGTSIGAASEFEARYHAIVNDGLPAQEAEFRQFFNQRTHESFSTLLHLLDEERRSITSRILPLNGILSQVNFHEGSYLELDIKQTLPPTAKQFKDAIQNALKARHARPARTDAARGEGPDGDDAELTARYKSLETLVKRLGSQAPEDRRWRAEVLDVRGHLFIQCKEHREVTGPAAGKKKGGGTKTEVFMHADTGSMSGGERQRFTAFIMAAALSYQLGIAEQGFTTYGTVMMDEAFVLASEEFAGAGIKALHEFGFQLLLAAPENVIDLSRHLGSVTEILRDRRTNRSGVLTAPVIRPRPGEEGAWRSEANPVDIVLR comes from the coding sequence GTGACCATCGCAAGCATGCTCCCGCTGGGTGATGTCACCAACCCGGGCCAGATGCGGCTTGCGTTGGTGCAGGTGGTCAACTGGGGGACGTTCCATGGAGCGCACACCATGCACGTTGACCGGAACGGAACCCTGCTGACCGGTAACTCGGGCGTGGGTAAATCCACGCTGTTCGACGCGATGCTGCGGGTCTTCGATGCGCGGCCGCGGTCCAACGAGGCGGCGGCGCAGCGGTCGGGCGGTGCCGTGGAGGACAAGCGGACCACCTTCACGTACATGCGCGGCAAGGTGGGGGACAAGGCGGTGGGGGAGGGCTCGGCGAGTGCGTTCCAGCGCCCGGGTGCCACCTGGTCCGCCGTCGCCCTGACCTTCGACAACGCCGCCGGGACGCGGGTGACGGTGTCGGCGCTGTTCGACCTGCCCAAGAACGGCACGGAGTCCAGCGTGGGCCGGTTCTACCTGATCGACAACGTGCCCCTGGACCTTGAGGCGGTTGAGGGCATCGCCGACAAACGGTTCACCAAGGGCGCGCTTGAGGCGATCTTCCCGCACGCCCAGGTCTTCGACGTGCACAAGGCGTTCGCGGAGCGGTTCCGCCGGCTGCTGGGGATCAACTCGGACCAGGCCCTGCCCCTGCTGCGCGTCATCCAGGCCGGCAAGGGCCTGGGCGGCAGCGTCAACACCTTCTTCCGCGACCAGGTGCTGGATGCCCCGGCAACCCTTGCCGCCGCCGATGACGTGGTGGAGGAGTTCAGCAACCTGATGTCCATCCGCCAGCGGCTGGAGGATGTCCGGCAGCAGCGCGACCAGCTGGCGCCGGTGCCGGGACTGAACCGCGAATATGCGCAGTCGCTGCTGGACGCGAACCGGCTGCGGGAGCTGGTGGGTGGGGAGTTCGAGGCGTACAGGCAGCAGCTCGCCGTCACCGTGCACCAGAAGACGCTGGTCCGTTTCCGCGAGCTGGCGCAGGCGAAGGCGAAGGAACTCGGCGCCGAGCGTGCGGTCCGCGACAACCTGGCCAAGGAACTGCGGCAGCTGGAAACCGAGTACAACAACCAGGGCGGCAACGCGATTTCCGCGATTGAGCAGTCGCTGGAGAACGCCCGGGTTGGCCTGAAGCTGCGGCGCCAGGTGGAGGAGGCGGCGCAGCAGGCATTGGCCGACGCCGGGCTGCAGCTTGAGTGGAGCGCGGCCGGCTGGGAGCAGGCATACGAGCAGGCGGCGGCACGGTCGGCCGAGCTGAAGGATGATTCGCAGGCCCTGCAGGAGCTGCGGTTCGAGGCCTTCGACGCCCACGCCAGCCGCAAGCGGGAGCTGGCGGCTGCCGAGCAGGAACTCGTGTCGTTGAAGACGCGCAAGTCCCTGCTGCCGCCGTCGAGCATTGAAAACCGTGCCGCCATCGCCGCTGCCACCGGTATTGCGGAAGACCGCATGCCCTTTGCCGGCGAGCTCATGGACCTCGCAGACGGCGAGGAACGGTGGCGCCCCGCTGCCGAGCGTGCGCTCCGCAGCCTGGCCACCACCCTGCTGGTGCCCGGTGAGCACTTCGGCGCCGTCACCCGCTACCTGAATGACCACAACGTCCGCGGCGCGCTGCGGGCAGTGGACGTCTCCAAGCCGCTCGCCGGCGGCGCGCTCGCTGTGGAGGACGTGCGCGACGGCGACCTGCTCACCAAGCTGGATATCCTCGAGTCCGGCGCGGCGGCCGAAGCCGGCGGGTGGGTCCGTGAGCGCATCGCGCTGGACTTTGCCTACCCCTGCGTGGAGGACCCGGACGAGCTGGCAGCCCTGGACAAGGGCCTGAGCCTGGGCGGCGTGGTCAAGCGGAACCGCCACACGGTGGAGAAGGACGACCGCTTCACCAGCCGCCAGGACTACGTCCTGGGCTTCGACAATGCCGCCAAGCTGGAACTCGTGGCCGGCCAGGTGGAGGACCTCCGGCAGGAAGTGGCCAAGGCCGCCGAACTGGCGCAGAGCCGCGAGGACTCGCACCAGGGCATGAGCCGCCAGCTCGACGCCCTGCGCCGGATTGCCGAAGACGACCGGCCCTGGGAACAGGTGTCCGCGGCCGTTGCTGCCGATGAGCTCACCAGGATCGAGCAGCGGCTCAAGGACGCACTTGCCGCGCAGGCGGACCTGGAGCCCCTGCGCGCCACCATCGAGGAGGTCCGGCAAAAGCACCAGACCAGCACCGAGTCCGCGGCCGTCCTGCAAAGCGAATACAAGGCATTGGACCGCCAGCTCACGGCTGCGGATTCACTGCTGGAAGCGGCGCGTGACCGCCTGGCCCAGGCGCCGCCGTCGGACGCTACCGTGACGGCGCTGGAACCGTACTTTGCGGAATTCGGCGACGTGACCGAAATGCACGAGCTGGACAACCTTGCCAACCGCGTCCGGACCACCCTGCTGGGCGAACTGCACACTGCTGAATCACGGGGGCAAGGGACAGCCGAGCGGCTCACCCGGATTTTCGAAGGCTTCGTCCGGGAGTGGGGCAGCGCCATTTCGGCGGACCACGGCACCAGCATCGGCGCGGCCAGCGAATTCGAAGCCCGCTACCATGCCATCGTCAACGACGGCCTGCCGGCGCAGGAGGCGGAGTTCCGGCAGTTCTTCAACCAGCGCACGCACGAATCCTTCAGCACCCTGCTGCACCTGCTGGACGAGGAACGCCGCTCCATCACCAGCCGCATCCTGCCCCTCAACGGCATCCTCTCCCAGGTGAACTTCCATGAGGGCAGTTACCTGGAGCTGGATATCAAGCAGACGCTGCCGCCCACTGCCAAGCAGTTCAAGGACGCCATCCAGAACGCCTTGAAGGCCCGCCACGCTCGGCCGGCCAGGACGGACGCCGCCAGGGGGGAGGGGCCGGACGGTGACGACGCCGAGCTCACCGCGCGCTACAAGTCCCTGGAGACCCTGGTCAAGAGGCTTGGCTCGCAGGCGCCGGAAGACCGGCGGTGGCGGGCGGAGGTGCTCGACGTCCGCGGCCACCTGTTCATCCAGTGCAAGGAGCACCGGGAAGTGACCGGCCCGGCGGCTGGCAAAAAGAAGGGCGGCGGCACGAAGACCGAGGTCTTCATGCACGCAGACACCGGTTCCATGTCCGGCGGCGAGCGGCAGCGGTTCACCGCGTTCATCATGGCCGCGGCCCTGAGCTACCAGCTGGGGATCGCCGAGCAGGGCTTCACCACCTACGGCACCGTGATGATGGACGAAGCGTTCGTGCTCGCCTCCGAGGAATTCGCCGGCGCCGGCATCAAGGCCCTCCACGAATTCGGGTTCCAGCTGCTGCTGGCTGCCCCGGAAAACGTCATCGATCTGTCCCGGCACCTGGGCTCCGTCACCGAGATCCTCCGTGACCGCCGCACCAACCGCTCCGGCGTCCTCACGGCCCCGGTGATCCGGCCGCGTCCGGGGGAGGAAGGAGCCTGGCGCTCCGAGGCAAACCCGGTGGATATCGTCCTGCGTTGA
- a CDS encoding DUF4194 domain-containing protein, whose translation MTEVSNAEGPELIEDQPRGERAGAAPGVERPFAVSPRDTFVDGAALFPGDTGVLSMKVRQALVKLLKGPYIDGGRDEKLWTVLLDNQVILRSRLSELFLTLQLDHERKIAVLRPVDPDVIGGSARSSILRQQRALSRVETIVLLRLRLLLDRHVTAQTDPTITREEITDLVAHYQPAGQQDALRDSDVVTRAITKLLARQLLLPTGLDDVYTISNALPLALPFENIGDIPAHIEALVAASADQSGTEPLLDLEDTAAAETNGTTSEEDDQ comes from the coding sequence ATGACTGAAGTTTCAAACGCTGAGGGCCCAGAGCTGATCGAAGACCAGCCGCGCGGCGAACGGGCGGGGGCGGCACCGGGCGTTGAGCGCCCCTTCGCAGTGTCCCCGCGCGATACCTTCGTCGACGGCGCTGCCCTGTTCCCCGGCGATACCGGCGTCCTGTCCATGAAAGTGCGCCAGGCCCTGGTGAAGCTGTTGAAGGGCCCGTACATCGACGGCGGCCGGGACGAAAAGCTCTGGACGGTACTGCTGGACAACCAGGTGATCCTGCGCAGCCGCCTGTCCGAGCTGTTCCTGACCCTGCAGCTGGACCACGAGCGGAAAATCGCGGTCCTGCGCCCCGTGGACCCGGACGTCATCGGCGGGAGCGCCCGGTCCAGCATCCTGCGCCAGCAGCGTGCCCTCAGCCGGGTGGAAACCATTGTGCTGCTCCGGCTCCGCCTGCTGCTGGACCGGCACGTCACGGCCCAGACCGACCCCACCATCACCCGCGAGGAGATCACGGACCTGGTGGCGCACTACCAGCCCGCCGGCCAGCAGGACGCCCTGCGCGACTCCGATGTGGTCACCCGTGCCATCACCAAGCTCCTGGCCCGCCAGCTCCTGCTCCCCACCGGACTGGACGACGTCTACACCATCTCCAACGCCCTGCCCCTGGCCCTGCCGTTCGAAAACATCGGCGACATCCCGGCCCACATCGAAGCCCTCGTAGCCGCCTCGGCTGACCAATCAGGAACGGAGCCGCTCCTGGACCTGGAGGACACAGCCGCCGCGGAGACGAACGGAACCACGTCCGAGGAGGATGACCAGTGA
- a CDS encoding DUF3375 family protein — translation MPRSARSSADAISARLRDLELLTKGPAWALTRSAPWVIAVLQASFTRTRPQVPLEEFHADVDSFLEELRRQDPGLGGGASGRAFGDEWTRRQFLTRRNQSGQIVYEATEPAARVLAFLDSLSSERSTLNGSRLGTLLGDVEKLANETNPDQSARLEALEEEIEERQQLIQDISTGDFDGLLDDDEAVEAAGNILDLAASLPADYKKMRDRIEELVGGLRNQIIEESLTKGATMAQVLEADKRLRQSPEGRTFRSFTAFLEDPQQQVRFRSAIGEVLSRQFADDLSPDDRETLKNLVAELRQQHSQIQRIYGKLSESLNTYVQSDDFRQSVRLRKVLREAEQAIRSLPYERERPGLVPGPVLYNAGFESLSMVKLFDPDEFAAPPRLADPIAFTDSDRVRSPRTGKARPDVVRSAMAGAATLADAWQQLPPEEQHINTIRALLSEALHAGADFNRSAWDGLDFEQIDGSTRRAYLPVVTLAKDPHD, via the coding sequence GTGCCCCGCTCCGCCAGGTCATCCGCTGACGCCATCAGCGCCCGGCTCCGGGACCTCGAACTCCTCACCAAGGGGCCCGCGTGGGCACTGACGCGTTCGGCGCCCTGGGTGATCGCCGTGCTCCAGGCTTCCTTCACCCGCACCCGGCCGCAGGTGCCGCTCGAGGAATTCCATGCCGACGTCGACTCCTTCCTTGAGGAGCTCCGGCGCCAGGATCCGGGCCTGGGCGGAGGGGCCAGCGGAAGGGCGTTCGGGGATGAGTGGACCCGGCGGCAGTTCCTGACCCGGCGGAACCAGTCAGGCCAGATCGTCTACGAGGCCACCGAGCCTGCAGCACGCGTGCTCGCCTTCCTTGACAGCCTTTCCAGCGAGCGGTCCACGTTGAACGGTTCCCGGCTGGGCACCCTGCTGGGGGACGTGGAAAAGCTCGCCAACGAGACCAACCCGGACCAAAGTGCGCGCCTCGAAGCCCTGGAAGAGGAAATCGAAGAGCGGCAGCAGCTGATCCAGGACATCAGCACGGGCGACTTCGACGGCCTGCTTGACGACGACGAGGCCGTGGAGGCCGCCGGAAACATCCTGGACCTGGCCGCCAGTTTGCCCGCGGACTACAAAAAGATGCGCGACCGGATCGAGGAACTGGTGGGCGGACTGCGCAACCAGATCATCGAGGAGTCGCTGACCAAGGGCGCCACCATGGCCCAGGTCCTGGAGGCGGACAAGCGGCTCCGCCAAAGCCCGGAGGGCAGGACGTTCCGGTCCTTTACCGCCTTCCTGGAGGACCCGCAGCAGCAAGTGCGGTTCCGGTCCGCGATTGGGGAGGTCCTGAGCCGCCAGTTCGCGGATGACCTGTCACCTGACGACCGGGAGACACTGAAGAACCTGGTGGCCGAGCTCCGGCAGCAGCACAGCCAGATCCAGCGCATCTACGGCAAGCTCAGCGAAAGCCTGAACACGTACGTCCAGAGCGACGACTTCCGCCAGTCGGTCCGGCTCCGGAAGGTCCTGCGCGAGGCAGAACAGGCCATCCGTTCACTCCCGTACGAGCGTGAACGGCCCGGCCTGGTTCCCGGCCCCGTCCTGTACAACGCAGGGTTTGAGTCACTGTCCATGGTGAAGCTCTTCGACCCCGACGAGTTCGCGGCACCACCCAGGCTGGCCGATCCCATCGCGTTCACCGACTCGGACCGGGTGCGCTCGCCGCGGACGGGCAAGGCCAGGCCCGACGTCGTCCGGTCCGCCATGGCTGGGGCTGCCACGCTAGCCGACGCCTGGCAGCAGCTGCCGCCCGAAGAGCAGCACATCAACACCATCCGCGCGCTGCTGTCCGAGGCCCTGCACGCCGGGGCCGACTTCAACCGCAGCGCCTGGGATGGCCTGGACTTCGAACAGATAGACGGCTCCACCCGCAGGGCCTACCTGCCCGTGGTTACGCTCGCAAAGGATCCACATGACTGA
- a CDS encoding acyl-CoA dehydrogenase family protein produces the protein MTSATDSQAKDAPAEETPVPAGNIGAGATAEDARAVAEAARESGWDRPSFAKGLYLGSFDLGLVHPWPAADPASVDKGEAFMARLTEFAKTMSGRVIEREAKIPDEYIKDLAALGVFGMKIPEEYGGLGLSLVYYGRALALLGSVHPSLGALISAHQSIGVPEPVKVFGTPEQKREYLPRCAAGAVTAFLLTEPDVGSDPARLGSTATPTDDGDAYLLDGVKLWTTNGVIAELVVVMAVVPAHTDPDGTRHKGGISAFVVEMDSPGITVENRNAFMGLRGIENGVTRFHQVRVPAANRLGREGQGLKIALTTLNTGRLALPALCVASGRWSLKIAREWSNARTQWGRPVGEHEAVGKKIAFIAATAFALDAVFELSAELADAGQKDVRIEAALAKLWATEISCRIADELVQIRGGRGFETAESLAARGERAVAAEQQLRDMRINRIFEGSSEIMRLLIAREAVDAHLAAAGDLASLDASMADKAKAAVGASGFYAKWLPKLVAGAGMDPRSYGEFGRLAKHLRFVERSSRRLARQTFYGMGRWQAKLERKQAFLGRVVDIGAELFAMTACCSRAEMLLKTAPEKAAGAYELADAYCEQARVRVDEYFDQLWRNTDDADRALTRKVLAGDYLWLEAGVLDQSEGTGPWIADASPGPSRKEDLHRKYR, from the coding sequence ATGACCTCCGCAACTGACAGCCAGGCCAAAGACGCCCCGGCTGAAGAAACCCCCGTCCCCGCCGGCAACATCGGCGCCGGAGCCACCGCCGAAGATGCCCGGGCCGTTGCCGAAGCCGCCCGTGAATCCGGCTGGGACCGTCCCAGCTTCGCCAAGGGCCTCTATTTGGGCAGTTTCGACCTGGGCCTGGTCCATCCCTGGCCGGCTGCCGACCCCGCTTCCGTGGACAAGGGCGAGGCATTCATGGCCCGCCTCACGGAGTTCGCCAAAACCATGTCCGGGCGGGTCATTGAACGGGAAGCGAAGATTCCGGACGAATACATCAAGGACCTGGCAGCCCTGGGCGTCTTCGGGATGAAAATCCCGGAGGAATACGGCGGCCTGGGCCTCTCCCTGGTCTATTACGGCAGGGCCCTTGCCCTGCTGGGCAGCGTGCACCCCAGCCTGGGCGCCCTCATCTCCGCCCATCAGTCCATCGGCGTACCCGAGCCGGTCAAGGTGTTCGGCACGCCCGAACAGAAGCGTGAGTACCTGCCGCGGTGCGCTGCCGGCGCCGTCACTGCTTTCCTCCTCACCGAACCGGACGTGGGCAGCGATCCCGCCCGGCTGGGCAGCACGGCAACTCCCACGGACGACGGCGACGCGTACCTTTTGGACGGCGTGAAACTTTGGACCACCAACGGGGTGATCGCGGAACTGGTGGTGGTCATGGCAGTTGTCCCGGCGCACACCGATCCGGACGGCACCAGGCACAAGGGCGGCATCAGCGCGTTCGTGGTGGAAATGGACTCGCCGGGCATCACGGTGGAAAACCGCAATGCCTTCATGGGCCTGCGCGGCATCGAGAACGGGGTTACCCGGTTCCACCAGGTGCGGGTGCCGGCCGCCAACCGGCTGGGCCGGGAGGGCCAGGGACTGAAGATCGCGCTGACCACGCTCAACACCGGCCGCCTGGCGCTTCCGGCGCTGTGCGTGGCGTCCGGGCGCTGGAGCCTGAAGATTGCCCGTGAATGGTCCAACGCCCGCACCCAGTGGGGCAGGCCCGTGGGTGAACATGAGGCAGTCGGCAAGAAGATCGCCTTCATCGCGGCCACGGCTTTTGCCCTGGATGCCGTGTTCGAACTCTCCGCAGAACTTGCCGATGCCGGGCAGAAGGACGTCCGGATCGAGGCCGCGCTCGCAAAGCTCTGGGCCACGGAAATCAGCTGCCGGATCGCGGACGAACTGGTCCAGATCCGCGGCGGACGGGGGTTCGAGACCGCTGAATCACTGGCCGCGCGCGGTGAACGTGCCGTAGCGGCGGAGCAGCAGCTGCGGGACATGCGGATCAACCGGATCTTCGAGGGGTCCTCCGAAATCATGCGGCTGCTGATTGCGCGCGAGGCGGTGGATGCGCACCTGGCTGCCGCCGGCGACCTTGCTTCGCTGGATGCGAGCATGGCGGACAAAGCGAAGGCCGCCGTCGGCGCCTCCGGCTTCTATGCAAAGTGGCTGCCCAAGCTGGTGGCCGGCGCCGGCATGGACCCCCGCTCCTACGGGGAGTTCGGCAGGCTGGCCAAACACCTCCGGTTCGTTGAACGGTCGTCGCGACGGCTGGCCCGGCAGACCTTCTATGGCATGGGCCGGTGGCAGGCCAAGCTGGAGCGGAAGCAGGCGTTCCTGGGCCGAGTGGTGGATATCGGCGCCGAACTGTTCGCCATGACTGCATGCTGCTCCCGTGCAGAGATGCTGCTGAAAACCGCCCCGGAAAAGGCTGCCGGCGCCTACGAGCTTGCCGACGCCTACTGCGAGCAGGCCAGGGTGCGGGTGGACGAGTACTTCGACCAGCTGTGGCGGAACACCGACGATGCCGACCGGGCGTTGACGCGGAAGGTCCTCGCCGGTGACTACCTATGGCTTGAGGCAGGGGTCCTGGACCAGTCCGAAGGCACCGGCCCGTGGATCGCCGATGCCTCGCCGGGCCCATCCAGGAAGGAGGACCTGCACCGGAAATACCGGTAA
- a CDS encoding TIGR04086 family membrane protein gives MSSSTEPENLPPRRAREDETARSGSYREAAADDAATRSMDQAPAGQRERDYTRAPAAEREYQPAPTRATPVVEPVADPTLANRETAVARQKERFGGIKVGSAFFGWLTATGMAVLLTALVAAAGTAVGLASNTDVNEAVNQAAQNSGTVGLVGIIVLLVILFLSYYCGGYVAGRMARFNGLKQGLMVWIWALIAAVVVAILGLVAGQQFNVLANLNSFPRIPINEGQLTTTSIIAAIVVAAVALVGALLGGLAGMRFHRKVDRAGFTPDSEFYDDGE, from the coding sequence ATGAGCAGCTCAACGGAACCAGAGAACCTGCCTCCCCGGCGTGCCCGGGAGGACGAAACCGCCCGCAGCGGAAGCTACCGGGAGGCAGCCGCAGACGATGCCGCCACGCGCTCGATGGACCAGGCGCCGGCCGGCCAGCGGGAGCGGGACTACACCCGCGCCCCCGCCGCGGAGCGCGAATACCAGCCTGCCCCCACCAGGGCCACACCCGTGGTGGAACCGGTGGCAGACCCAACGCTTGCGAACCGGGAAACCGCCGTCGCGCGCCAGAAGGAGCGGTTTGGCGGCATCAAAGTGGGCTCGGCCTTCTTCGGATGGCTGACCGCCACCGGGATGGCCGTGCTCCTCACCGCACTGGTGGCAGCCGCCGGAACCGCCGTGGGCCTGGCCAGCAACACCGACGTCAACGAGGCCGTGAACCAGGCGGCGCAGAACAGCGGCACGGTTGGCCTGGTGGGCATCATCGTGCTGCTGGTGATCCTCTTCCTCTCCTACTACTGCGGCGGCTACGTGGCCGGGCGGATGGCCCGCTTCAACGGCCTCAAGCAGGGACTCATGGTCTGGATCTGGGCGCTGATCGCAGCCGTTGTGGTGGCCATCCTGGGCCTGGTGGCCGGGCAACAGTTCAACGTCCTGGCCAACCTGAACAGCTTCCCGCGGATCCCAATCAACGAGGGACAGCTGACCACCACCAGCATCATCGCCGCGATCGTGGTGGCGGCAGTCGCCCTTGTCGGCGCGCTGCTGGGCGGCCTGGCGGGCATGCGGTTCCACCGGAAGGTCGACCGCGCCGGATTCACCCCGGACAGCGAGTTTTACGACGACGGGGAGTAG
- a CDS encoding YchJ family protein encodes MTESMESANCTCLSGEPYAECCGRFLSGRASAATAEQLMRSRYSAFVRLDEDYLLRTHHPSTAPASLDLDTAMEWRRLDIVSTSNGGPFDSEGTVEFKAYYRQNRERGVLHENSRFVREDGRWLYVDGDILA; translated from the coding sequence ATGACCGAATCGATGGAGTCCGCGAACTGCACGTGCCTGTCCGGGGAGCCGTACGCCGAATGTTGCGGCAGGTTCCTTTCCGGCCGCGCATCTGCAGCCACTGCCGAACAGCTGATGCGGTCACGCTACAGCGCCTTCGTCCGGCTGGATGAGGACTACCTGCTGCGCACCCACCATCCGTCCACCGCGCCGGCCAGCCTGGACCTGGACACGGCCATGGAATGGCGCCGCCTGGACATTGTGTCCACCAGCAACGGCGGTCCCTTCGATTCCGAAGGGACCGTCGAATTCAAGGCCTACTACCGGCAGAACCGGGAACGCGGGGTCCTGCACGAGAACAGCAGGTTTGTCCGGGAGGATGGCCGGTGGCTGTATGTGGACGGTGACATCCTCGCCTGA
- a CDS encoding aldo/keto reductase family protein: MEFRYLGNSGFKVSEITFGNWLTHGSQVENDVATQCVRAALDAGISTFDTADVYANTAAETVLGQALKDERRESLEIFTKVFGPTGPKGKNDLGLSRKHIMESINGSLRRLQTDYVDLYQAHRYDFETPLEETMQAFADIVRQGKALYIGVSEWTADQLREGHKLSKELGFQLISNQPQYSMLWRVIEAEVVPASEELGVSQIVWSPMAQGVLSGKYQPGQPAPEGSRATDEKGGAKMIQRWMRDDVLAAVQELKPIAQEAGLSMPQLAVAWVLQNPNVASAIVGASRPEQIADSVGAAGVKLEAEVLKKIDDAVGGLAERDPAQTKSPATREA, translated from the coding sequence ATGGAATTCAGATACCTCGGAAACAGCGGCTTCAAAGTCTCGGAAATCACGTTCGGCAACTGGCTGACGCACGGCTCGCAGGTGGAAAACGACGTTGCCACCCAGTGCGTGCGGGCTGCCCTCGACGCCGGCATCAGCACCTTCGATACCGCCGACGTCTACGCCAACACAGCCGCGGAAACCGTCCTGGGCCAGGCCCTGAAGGACGAGCGCCGCGAGTCCCTGGAAATCTTCACCAAAGTCTTTGGCCCCACCGGACCCAAGGGCAAGAACGATCTTGGCCTGTCCCGCAAACACATCATGGAGTCCATCAATGGCTCGCTGCGGAGGCTGCAAACGGACTACGTGGACCTCTACCAGGCCCACCGCTATGACTTCGAAACGCCGCTGGAAGAAACCATGCAGGCCTTCGCGGACATCGTCCGGCAGGGCAAGGCGCTGTACATCGGCGTGAGCGAGTGGACCGCTGACCAGCTCCGCGAGGGCCACAAGCTGTCCAAAGAGCTTGGCTTCCAGCTCATCTCCAACCAGCCGCAGTACTCCATGCTGTGGCGCGTGATCGAAGCCGAGGTGGTCCCGGCGTCGGAGGAACTGGGGGTCTCCCAGATTGTCTGGTCGCCCATGGCCCAGGGCGTCCTCAGCGGCAAGTACCAGCCCGGCCAGCCCGCTCCGGAGGGCAGCCGCGCCACGGATGAAAAGGGCGGCGCCAAGATGATCCAGCGCTGGATGCGCGACGACGTCCTGGCAGCCGTGCAGGAACTGAAGCCGATCGCCCAGGAAGCGGGCCTCTCCATGCCGCAGCTGGCTGTGGCATGGGTGCTGCAGAACCCCAACGTTGCGTCAGCCATCGTGGGTGCCTCGCGGCCCGAGCAGATTGCCGACAGCGTGGGCGCAGCCGGCGTGAAGCTGGAGGCGGAGGTCCTCAAGAAGATCGACGACGCCGTCGGTGGCCTTGCTGAACGGGACCCCGCACAGACCAAGTCGCCGGCCACGCGGGAAGCGTAA